One Setaria viridis chromosome 7, Setaria_viridis_v4.0, whole genome shotgun sequence genomic region harbors:
- the LOC117864189 gene encoding uncharacterized protein produces MWGVLSLVRQGLRRPRRRQRGARVVDGSELGYGGEDEIGAGDVIVAPREPAAAAAPAGALARALLAMACGAVRLGGEDAGSAEEAWAASGWRPARAADEVSHLMVREGMRYAIYA; encoded by the coding sequence ATGTGGGGCGTTCTGTCTCTTGTGCGGCAAGGCCTgcggcggccgcgtcgtcggCAGCGGGGCGCGCGGGTGGTCGACGGCAGCGAGCTCGGCtacggcggcgaggacgagaTAGGCGCCGGCGACGTCATAGTGGCGCCGCGAGAacccgcggcagcggcggcgcctgcAGGCGCCCTAGCCAGGGCGCTCCTGGCGATGGCGTGCGGCGCCGTCCgcctcggcggcgaggatgcCGGCAGCGCAGAGGAGGCGTGGGCGGCGAGCGGCTGGCGCCCGGCACGCGCGGCCGACGAGGTCAGCCACCTCATGGTGCGCGAGGGCATGCGCTACGCCATCTACGCCTAG